In the genome of Afipia felis ATCC 53690, the window TGGTGCGCCAGCGCGACGACCAGTGGATGCTGATCGTGAAGTGGGCGGTCTATGCGATGCTTAACGCCGAGGAGCTTGGCGTGACCTCGAAGAACATCGACGAGGCGCTGAAGTCGAAGAAGCCGGACGTGATGCGGCTTGTCGGCACCGAGGGCACCTATGGCGAAGAGCTTGGTCTCACCAAGGACTGGGCTGCACGGATCATCCGCCATGTCGGCAATTACGGCGAGGTCTACGAGCGCAATGTCGGCCTGGGCTCCAAGCTCGGCATTCCGCGCGGCCTCAATCAGCTCTGGAACGCGGGCGGCATCCAATACGCACCACCGATCCGCTGAGGATATTTGCATGACGACGCCACAACCGATTGCACCAGGCACGCGGATCGGTCACGTCCACCTGAAGGTCGCGGACCTCGACCGCGCTCTCGGCTTCTATGTCGGCGTACTCGGGTTTGAGCTGATGCAGAGCTACGGCGATCAGGCCGCCTTCATCTCGGCAGGCGGCTATCACCACCACATCGGCCTCAACACCTGGGAAAGCAAAGGCGGCTCACCGCCGGCGCCCGGCACCACAGGCCTGTTTCACACCGCGATCCTTTATCCCACCCGCGCCGATCTGGCCGATGCGCTGCATCGCGTGTTCGAAGCCGGCATTCCGCTCGACGGCGCGAGCGATCACGGCGTCAGCGAAGCGCTTTATCTGCGCGATCCGGACCAGAACGGCGTCGAACTCTATTGGGATCGGCCGAAAGAAGAATGGCCGCGCAATGCCGACGGCTCGCTTGCGATGTTCACGCGCCGCCTCGATCTCAACGACCTGCTCGCCGCACGAAAAGCCTGAGCTAACCCCAACCCAGCGCCGTGGCGATGCGGAAGGTAACGAAGGCCGCGAGATAGGCCAGCGCCAGCATGTAGAAGAAGGTGATGAACATCCAGCGCCAGCCGCCGGTCTCGCGCCGGATCACCGCGAGCGTCGAGGCGCATTGCGGAGCGAAGATGAACCAGGCAAGGAAGGCCAGCGCGGTCGCAAGACTCCAGTTGCCGGCGAGCGCCTGACCGATCTGCGCCGTCGCCTCGTCGCCACCACCAATAGCGTAGATCGTGCCGAGTGAGGCGACCGAGACTTCACGTGCGGCCATGCCGGGAATGAGAGCGACGCTGATCTGCCAGTTGAAGCCAATCGGCGCGAGGGCAGGTTCGATCCAGCGGCCGAGGATGTAAGCGAGACTGTAATCGATGGCAGGCTCGGTCGCGCCCACGGGCGGACGCGGGAACGATGCCAGGAACCAGATCACCACCATCATCGAAAAGATCGTGGTGCCCGCACGCTTGAGGAACATCATCACACGCGTGTAGAGCGCCATCGCCACGCTGCGCAGTTGCGGCAGCTTGTAGTCAGGCAATTCGAGCATGAAGGGCGGCGTCGCACTCTCGCGCCAGAAAAAATGATTGGCGACGAACGACACCGCGAGCGCGCTGAAAATACCGATGGCATAGAGGCCGAACATCACGAGCCCCTGCAATCCGACGATGCCCCATACCGTGCGATCCGGCACGAACGCACCGATGATGAGCGTGTAGACCGGAATGCGCGCCGAACACGTCATCAGCGGCGCGACCATGATGGTGGTGAGGCGGTCGCGCCGGTTGTCGATCACGCGTGTCGCCATGATGCCGGGAATGGCGCAGGCGAAACTCGACAGCAACGGAATGAAGGCGCGCCCGTGCAGACCGGCGCCGCCCATGATGCGGTCCATCAGGAAGGCCGCGCGCGCCATGTAGCCGAGGTCTTCCAGCAGCAGGATGAACAGGAACAGGATCATGATCTGCGGCAGGAACACGATGACGCTGCCGACGCCCGCAATCACGCCTTTCTGGATGAAGCTCTGCAGCAATCCGTCCGGCAGCATGGCCTGAACGAAACTGCCGAACGCATCGAACCCGCCGGAGATCATATCCATCACCGGCTGCGCCCAGGCAAACACCGCCTGGAACATGACGAACAGCACCGCGAGCAGGATCACGAGTCCCGCTACGGGATGCAGCAGCACCGCGTCGACACGGCCGGTCAGCGTATCGGGCCGCGCGGGCTCGCTGACGGCAGCCTTGATGACGCGATCGGCTTCGCGCTGCGCCGCGCGCAGATCGGCGGCGGTCGGCGCAGCCCATTTGTTTTCGCCGACCTCACCCGCGCCGTTGGCGGCGAGTTCATCGAGACGGCGCAGCAACTCCTCGGTGCCGCCCCGGCGCACGGCCGTGGAGGTCACCACCGGAATGCCAAGTTCGGCGGACAGACGCTCCAGATCGATCTCGATGCCGCGATGGCGGGCAATATCGATCATGTTGAGGACCAGCAGCATCGGCCGGCCGGCGCGCTTGAGTTCAGTGACGAGGCGTAACGCCACGCGCAGATTGGTGGCATCCGCGACGCACAACAGAAGATCGGGCTGCGCTTCGGTATTGATGCGGCCCAGCACCATGTCGCGCGTCACCTCCTCGTCGGGACTGCGGCCGCGCAAGGAATAAGTGCCAGGCAGATCGACGAGGTCGATGCGGTGGCCCGACGGCGTCTGGAATATACCGGTCTTTCGCTCAACCGTGACGCCAGGATAATTGGCAACCTTCTGACGACTGCCGGTCAGCGCGTTGAACAGCGCAGTCTTGCCGCTGTTGGGCGTGCCGACCAGCGCGAAGCGCCACGACCGGGTCTCGGTAATGCTGGTCATGCCCGTTCCGATCAGGCCACGAAAATCGACATCGCCTCACGGCGGCGCAGGGCGATGGTGTTGTTGTCAACGCGCACGGCAATCGGGTCGCCCGCGATCGGGCCTTCATGCAGCACCTCGACCCTCGCGCCCTCGACGAAGCCGAGCTCGAGCAGCCGCCGTTCGATCTCCGCCGCGGGCACGCCGTTATGATCACCGGTCACGGTGATGGCTTCGATCAAGCCACGAAAGCCACGCAGGGTGTCCCCGAGGCAGATCGGTCCGTTGCCGCCGTTCGGCTTGTGGTCGTTCTTCATGTCCGATGTCCTTGAGATATCAACTGGCCCAAGGATCGGTCGCGATCAAGTCAATGGAGCTTGATTCCGCGCAAGATTAGAACGGTTTTAAACTACGGCCGCCCACCGACGCGATTTGCCGCCAAAAGACGCGGCGTTATGACGCCAGCGCCTTCATCTCCTTGTAGAGGTCGGACTTGCCCTCGAAGCCAATGCCCGGCAGGTCCGGCATAGTGATGTGCCCGTTCTCGACCCGCACGCCGTCCGGGAAGCCGCCGTAAGGCTGGAACAGGTCCGGGTAGCTTTCATTGCCGCCGAGACCGAGACCGGCGGCGATGTTGAGCGACATCTGATGCCCGCCATGCGGGATGCAGCGCGATGGCGACCAGCCATGGGTCTTCAGCACGTCGAGCGTGCGCAGATATTCGACGAGACCGTAGGACAGCGCGCAATCGAACTGCAGCCAGTCGCGATCCGGACGCATGCCGCCATACTTGATGAGGTTGCGCGCATCCTGATGGCTGAACAGGTTCTCGCCGGTCGCCATCGGGCGCGGATAGAATTCGGCGAGCGCCGCCTGCAACGAATAATCCAGCGGATCGCCTGCCTCCTCGTACCAGAACAGCGGATAACCGCGCAGCATCTTGGCGTAGGCGATCGCGGTCTCGAGATCGAACCGGCCATTGGCGTCGACCGCGAGTTGCGCGTCGCTGCCGATTTCTTTCAATACCGCCTCGATGCGCTGCCGGTCTTCCTCCAGCGGCGCGCCGCCGATCTTCATCTTCACGACATTGTAGCCGCGGTCGAGGTAGCCGCGCATTTCCGCGCGCAACGCGGAATTGTCCTTGCCGGGATAGTAATAACCGCCCGCTGCATAAACGAATACGCGCGGATCGGCCTCGCGCTTGTGCTGTTCGGCGAGCAGGCGAAACAGCGGCTTGCCCGCGATCTTCGCCACCGCGTCCCACACCGCCATGTCGATGGTGCCGACCGCCACCGAACGCTCGCCATGACCGCCCGGCTTTTCGTTCATCATCAGCGTCGCCCACACCTTGTGCGGGTCGAGATTATCGCCGCTCTCATCCAACAGCGTCTTCGGATCGGCCTCCAGCACGCGCTGCGCGAAACGCTCGCGGATCAGGCCGCCCTGCCCGTAACGGCCGTTGGAATTGAAGCCATAGCCGACCACCGTCTTGCCGTCGCGCACCACATTGGTGACGACCGCGACGAGGCTCGAGGTCATTTTCGAGAAATCGATATAGGCGTTGCGGATCGGCGAGGCGATCGGCTTGGTGACTTCGCGGATATCGACAATGCGGACGGTCATAGGCAAATCCAATCTGGAGGGCACGCTGGCTGGGCCGCCAATCTAGCGATGGATGCCTTGCATGCAATCCCGTAAAAGAGAGGTCCTGCTTAACTTCGACAGATTCCCATGCCGCGCGCTCCTTCTATCGCAGACGATCCCCGCCTGTTCGACCTCATCACCGGCAGCTTCCGCCGCCTGCTCGGCCGCGATTTAACCGATGGCGCAGCGGACGCGACATGGCTCTATCATCAGGCACCATTCGTCGTGCTCGCGCATGATGGCGGCGCCGACCCGCGCTTCATCTATGCCAACGAGATGGCGCAGGCCTGCTTCGAATATGCAACGGATGAACTGATCGGCCTCCCCTCGCGGCTGTCAGCCGAGGCACCGGAGCGTGCCGAGCGGCAACGCCTGCTTGATCGCGTGAGCCGCGACGGCTTCATCGCCGATTATTCCGGTATCCGCATCGCGAAATCCGGCAGGCGCTTCCGGATCGAAAACGCCATCGTCTGGCAGTTAATCGACGAGAACGGCACACGTCACGGCCAGGCCGCGACCTTTTCCGAATGGCACGACATCATGCCGTAAGCGGCAATCATACTTAGAAAATCGACCAGCCGTGGCTGCCCGCTACTGCGCCGAACACGGTGATCCACGCCAATGTCACCAGTACCCAATGCGCGCGCTGCACCCAAAGGAACGCGAGGTCGGGATACGCGTGCGCCCAGCGATGGAAGCGCGGCTGCAGAATAAACGGCTCCGCGACAAACAGCACGAAGGCGAACAGCGCCCACACGCACACCATCGCATGCATCCACCAGAACGATACCGAATGGAAGCGATCCCACAGGTCGAACTTCCACACCATGTAGAATCCGCTGAGACCGACCAGAAGCACCATGGCGCGCGCCTGCCAGATGAACCGATGCTCGACAGCTTCGAACGCTGCGACCATGTCCTTGCCGAACGCGCCGCGTCGTAGCGCCGGAAGGATCACTGTCGTCGCCATCGAGGCACCGCCGATCCAGATCACGACGGCGAGCACATGGATGGCACGGGCCAGAGCAAGATCGTCCATGACAAATCCCCTTCTCTTCTATCCGCGCATCACGCCCCTGCGGCAGAATAAAGCACGGCGCCATCCGGCTGCGCCTGGGCTGAGGGCGTCATGGTCGCAGGCTCGACATGCCCCTTGCCGAGGATGTGAAAGACCTGTTTGCCGCGCGCGAGCAGATAATCGGCGATGATGCGGCGGTGGCAGCGCCACCACACGGCTTCCGCGCACATGATGGCGCAGCGCTGTTTCGCGCCGAGTTCGAGAAGCCGCGCGAAGCCCTGATGAAAGGCCTCGCCCAGTGCGTAGTCGGCATAATTGTGAAAACTCTTGTTCTTCCAGAAGCCGTTGATCTGCGGATCGACACCCTTTTTGGCCCGCAGGCCTCCGAGTTCGGCGATGTGCTCATAACCGATCTGGAAGTCGGCGAGGCTATTCGGCAGCGTATCGCGATTATATTGCGGGTTGGCGCGCGAGCGCGGAATGGTGCGCACGTCCACCACCAGCGTCACCTCGGAGTCTCGCAGCAGGTCGACGAACTCCTCGATCGTCCTGGTCGAATGCCCAATAGTGAAAAAAGGCTGGTCCATGCCGCAACTGTCCGCCCGGCAAAGCCGGGCTCGTCTTTTTTATAGCTTCGTCATTCTTCCGGAGAACAAAAATGATCCAGAACAATTCGGGACGGATTATTTTGCTCCAATTAAAGAGCCGCCTTTTCGAGCGGCCTTTTGTGAGCGCCAAACGCAATAGCAAGATGA includes:
- a CDS encoding VOC family protein; translated protein: MTTPQPIAPGTRIGHVHLKVADLDRALGFYVGVLGFELMQSYGDQAAFISAGGYHHHIGLNTWESKGGSPPAPGTTGLFHTAILYPTRADLADALHRVFEAGIPLDGASDHGVSEALYLRDPDQNGVELYWDRPKEEWPRNADGSLAMFTRRLDLNDLLAARKA
- the feoB gene encoding ferrous iron transporter B, whose amino-acid sequence is MTSITETRSWRFALVGTPNSGKTALFNALTGSRQKVANYPGVTVERKTGIFQTPSGHRIDLVDLPGTYSLRGRSPDEEVTRDMVLGRINTEAQPDLLLCVADATNLRVALRLVTELKRAGRPMLLVLNMIDIARHRGIEIDLERLSAELGIPVVTSTAVRRGGTEELLRRLDELAANGAGEVGENKWAAPTAADLRAAQREADRVIKAAVSEPARPDTLTGRVDAVLLHPVAGLVILLAVLFVMFQAVFAWAQPVMDMISGGFDAFGSFVQAMLPDGLLQSFIQKGVIAGVGSVIVFLPQIMILFLFILLLEDLGYMARAAFLMDRIMGGAGLHGRAFIPLLSSFACAIPGIMATRVIDNRRDRLTTIMVAPLMTCSARIPVYTLIIGAFVPDRTVWGIVGLQGLVMFGLYAIGIFSALAVSFVANHFFWRESATPPFMLELPDYKLPQLRSVAMALYTRVMMFLKRAGTTIFSMMVVIWFLASFPRPPVGATEPAIDYSLAYILGRWIEPALAPIGFNWQISVALIPGMAAREVSVASLGTIYAIGGGDEATAQIGQALAGNWSLATALAFLAWFIFAPQCASTLAVIRRETGGWRWMFITFFYMLALAYLAAFVTFRIATALGWG
- a CDS encoding FeoA family protein, with translation MKNDHKPNGGNGPICLGDTLRGFRGLIEAITVTGDHNGVPAAEIERRLLELGFVEGARVEVLHEGPIAGDPIAVRVDNNTIALRRREAMSIFVA
- a CDS encoding mandelate racemase/muconate lactonizing enzyme family protein, whose amino-acid sequence is MTVRIVDIREVTKPIASPIRNAYIDFSKMTSSLVAVVTNVVRDGKTVVGYGFNSNGRYGQGGLIRERFAQRVLEADPKTLLDESGDNLDPHKVWATLMMNEKPGGHGERSVAVGTIDMAVWDAVAKIAGKPLFRLLAEQHKREADPRVFVYAAGGYYYPGKDNSALRAEMRGYLDRGYNVVKMKIGGAPLEEDRQRIEAVLKEIGSDAQLAVDANGRFDLETAIAYAKMLRGYPLFWYEEAGDPLDYSLQAALAEFYPRPMATGENLFSHQDARNLIKYGGMRPDRDWLQFDCALSYGLVEYLRTLDVLKTHGWSPSRCIPHGGHQMSLNIAAGLGLGGNESYPDLFQPYGGFPDGVRVENGHITMPDLPGIGFEGKSDLYKEMKALAS
- a CDS encoding MEKHLA domain-containing protein; translation: MPRAPSIADDPRLFDLITGSFRRLLGRDLTDGAADATWLYHQAPFVVLAHDGGADPRFIYANEMAQACFEYATDELIGLPSRLSAEAPERAERQRLLDRVSRDGFIADYSGIRIAKSGRRFRIENAIVWQLIDENGTRHGQAATFSEWHDIMP
- a CDS encoding DUF488 family protein, with amino-acid sequence MDQPFFTIGHSTRTIEEFVDLLRDSEVTLVVDVRTIPRSRANPQYNRDTLPNSLADFQIGYEHIAELGGLRAKKGVDPQINGFWKNKSFHNYADYALGEAFHQGFARLLELGAKQRCAIMCAEAVWWRCHRRIIADYLLARGKQVFHILGKGHVEPATMTPSAQAQPDGAVLYSAAGA